In the genome of Salmo trutta chromosome 18, fSalTru1.1, whole genome shotgun sequence, one region contains:
- the sfxn2 gene encoding sideroflexin-2, giving the protein MAGSGFDIDMPRWDQSTFMGRLKHFANITDWRTALLPDSRLDEAKALVESCRAGSVPPGTTEEQLHYAKKLYDSAFHPDTGDRMNLIGRMSFQVPGGMAITGGMLQFYRTVPAVVFWQWVNQSFNALVNYTNRNAASPITPNQIGVAYLTATSTALATAVGLNFYTKRAPPLVARWVPFAAVASANCVNIPMMRQQELLNGIAVTDENGNKLGHSKKAAVKGITQVVISRITMAAPGMIILPVIMQRLEKFKFMQRITFFHGPLQVVMVGAFLVFMVPAACSLFPQQCSMAVSKLEPELRESILCRYGDRVQYVYFNKGL; this is encoded by the exons ATGGCAGGGAGCGGGTTTGACATTGACATGCCACGGTGGGATCAGTCCACGTTTATGGGAAGATTGAAGCACTTTGCCAACATCACAGACTGGAGGACAGCACTACTGCCGGACTCACGACTGGACGAGGCTAAAGCACTGGTGGAGAGCTGCAG AGCGGGGTCCGTTCCCCCTGGCACCACAGAGGAACAACTGCACTACGCCAAGAAGCTCTATGACTCTGCCTTTCACCCTGACACTGGCGATCGCATGAACCTGATTGGTCGAATGTCCTTCCAGGTACCTGGAGGGATGGCCATAACGGGCGGTATGCTACAgttctacag GACAGTCCCCGCTGTAGTGTTCTGGCAGTGGGTGAATCAGTCATTTAATGCTCTGGTCAACTACACCAACAGAAATGCTGCTTCCCCCATCACACCCAA TCAAATCGGAGTAGCCTATTTAACAGCGACTAGCACTGCTCTAGCCACTGCTGTGGGACTTAACTTCTACACAAAG AGAGCCCCTCCACTGGTGGCGCGCTGGGTTCCGTTTGCAGCCGTGGCGTCCGCTAACTGTGTCAATATCCCAATGATGAGGCAACA GGAGCTCCTGAATGGCATAGCTGTAACAGATGAGAATGGAAACAAACTTGGCCATTCCAAG AAAGCAGCTGTGAAGGGCATCACCCAGGTGGTCATTTCCCGGATTACCATGGCAGCACCGGGCATGA tcATTCTCCCCGTCATCATGCAGAGACTTGAGAAATTCAAGTTTATGCAG AGGATCACCTTCTTCCATGGACCTTTACAAGTCGTGATGGTGGGAGCGTT tctggtcttcatggtgcctGCCGCCTGCTCCCTGTTCCCTCAGCAATG CTCCATGGCCGTGTCTAAGCTGGAGCCAGAGCTAAGGGAGTCCATTTTGTGTCGTTACGGGGACCGTGTACAATACGTCTACTTCAACAAGGGCCTATGA